The sequence below is a genomic window from Lolium perenne isolate Kyuss_39 chromosome 7, Kyuss_2.0, whole genome shotgun sequence.
tcaacacctcaagaagtatttcccaagcatgtgggatgatgggcaagatagtatggaggccgattttaaatcgccaagaaaaaaaatcacagccgatgcgcagacatcgacttgagaaaacatgcgGAGACAACAAGATAtgcgagtacagccgatgcacaggcatcgacttcagaataataaagccgatacattgctatcgactctagaggaataagctcaaattAGCAGGTTAACGGGATCGGTTCAggccagaaatcatgatatttgggatgaatctcctagtggggtgctgaggagttcaatctgatggtttggacgtGGTTTGGACGTGAGTTAGACCTGTTGGACCGCGTGTTTAGGCGACGGCTTGGCCTCAGATCGCGTTTATACTGCGAGCCGATGTCCTGCTATCGGCTCTCTATACGACGACTTCGttcgacgatcggcaaagttgacaaggaagcgaaattaattgaggaatagtttcttcattaatagagggatttcttacaaagaaagagccgattgctcagagaagaagaggacaaaagccgactactactactagtccctaatctaagggccgttgctgccctcgtcgtcgctgccgccgaGCAGTCGCcgataggctcctcatcggaactcccgtagccttctacgggagcctcatcttcctcatcgtcgtcatcgctgtcgtcgtcccaccaggtgcggaggcgcttcgctggtgggtaaccttcgagggagtcgtcgtcgtcctcctccgcctcttcctcggaggaggtgaaatcgtcccaggagaagcggtcgtcctcgctctccgcctcctcttccccttcgacgaggaattgaaggtcgccctctccgtcggtcaaggatttgtcatcctcggaccagacgaaggaatcgtgttcctccttgtcccacgtcattggggcgagaatgtcgtgcgccgccaacgagccccactccggcgtcggctcgcgagatgaggaagagtcggagaagaccgacgaggcggaggagggagaagaggaggacatggctacgggagattgggggttttttgggtgccgatggccggaacagggcaaagggatgaagtggcaaactgctcagagcggttgaataaaggggatatagtagagattcaatgccacagcagtttccgaggaggcggtgcccaaagacaacggtcaaatcacgcggaatagttgagaaggcagggcatcatgatgaaggttgctacgacggttctgctctgccacgacatgactcgacgaagaaaaacagagtgattttggaattatcaattccaaaaccaggggggcatgtgttatcaccagaatttgaccgagtcagaggtgggccgcgaatcaagatgggcttaaagattatacatggaagaatatacatgaatcagccttatgtgcaaagtttgggctagtttgcccgtgtatctgtaacatagtagattacgtgtcggttagttagagtttgcctcgtgcacggttgggattattcccacgttagaaagtctacggactataaatatgtatctagggtttatggaataaacaacaatcatcgttcaccacaaatcaatctaggcgcatcgccaactccttcgtctcgagggtttcttccgggtaagcatcatgctgcctagatcgcatcttgcgatctaggcagtacaagtttatccgttgccatgcgttgctcgtactgaagcctttttgatggcgagcaacgtagttatcttagatgtgttagggttagcattgttcttcgtatcatatgctgtcgtagtgcaacccttagacatctggccgcccttacacctatcttaggtgtaggggcggcaccccgcttgatcattatttagtagatccgatccgttacggttgctccttgttcttcaaggattagtttaatatctgcaatagttaggccttacaaagggttggaggatccagcgacgcgtagggtgtagtttgctagccctagacaggatgttccggggatcaacctcgtgttggtttttaggccttgtctaggatcggcttacgatcaccgtacgtgaccgcgaggcccaatcgtgagtaggatgatccgattatgcggtgaaaaccctaaatcgtcgtaggtcgctttagctttatcttgatcaagcaggaccaccatatattcgtacacctcgtacgaatcatgggtggatcggctctttgagccaattcacaggataacctgagagccgatcgaggctcgtatttaatgtttacgtgtatgccatgcaggaaactaagcgaggcatctccatcaccttcctgaccaggtataggtcaggtggcacgcccttgcaccagcatcggacgtgcgtgccggaggctttgcgggccgtcgctcggagggaccagggccagccgcagccctaagttgttcccggctctactgtgttgcccgtcgctgctcgccggtgggtttctgaccgcaacatctTCATGCCACTGATCATCGGTCATTCCTTCCGGCCTCTTCTTCGGGGCCaacgccttccgcggcttcgcgaacggcgctttcgcccctttcgtcgcattgcccggcggcttcttggccgctttcttcttgggggctaccgacggcgtcatggaatggggagaaggtagcggcggcgggtggacggcgggagggagaaacgaatcggcggggaaaggagaaatgaatcggtggcggggaaaggagaaatgaatcggcggcgggggaggctagaaatgcgcggcgggataggcgcgatatggcgggaggggcgggatttCGCGGGAGTGGGAGACGATTTTTCACTGAGCCGCTGACGCGCCAGGCCCtgcgtcggttcgcctcgcttttcggtgtgtccggcgtccccggtgcgtcccctgtgggacggggacaggctcggggcgctggacaccgtatcgggccgccccggacaaaaatgggctttgggggacgcggctggaaagcattttttgtctggcgcgcccaaaaaccctttgggggacgcgttCCTTTTGCCCATTTGCCTTTTTCTCAGTGTCGGGGTGTGTGACCATTTGCTGTGGAGTGTCCACATGACGTGTATAAATAATCGCCCGCGCACTTGCCCACTCTTCCCCCCTCCCTCATTGGCTCCCCCGCCTGCCTCCTCTCCACCTACTCGATCGCCACACCGCCGCCGCGGCCACCGTCCCCGGCCGCGCCATCATAAAGCGCTCCACTCCCACGCCCCACACCGATCGAAAGAGAGACCCTAACGTACACCCCTCCTGCCTCCTTGTGACAACGTAGAAGAGCGTTTCTCGCCGCGCGGCACCGGCGGCGGCCACCACCGAACGGCAAGATGATCACGGGCACGGACTTCTACCACGTCATGACGGCGATGGTGCCGCTGTACGTGGCCATGATGCTGGCCTACGGCTCCGTCAAGTGGTGGCGCATCTTCACGCCGGACCAATGCTCGGGCATCAACCGCTTCGTGGCGCTCTTCGCCGTGCCCCTCCTCTCCTTCCACTTCATCTCCAGCAACAACCCCTACACCATGAACCTGCGCTTCATCGCCGCCGACACGCTGCAGAAGCTCATCATCCTCGCCCTCCTCGCCTGCTGgagccacctctcccgcaacggctCCCTCGAGTGGACCATCACGCTCTTCTCCCTCTCCACCCTCCCCAACACCCTCGTCATGGGCATCCCGCTCCTCAAGGGCATGTACGGCGACGAGTCGGGGTCACTCATGGTGCAGATCGTCGTGCTCCAGTGCATCATCTGGTACACCCTCATGCTCTTCATGTTCGAGTACCGCGGCGCCAGGATACTCATCACGGAGCAGTTCCCGGACACCGCcggcgccatcgcctccatcgtcGTCGACCCGGACGTCATGTCGCTCGACGGCGGCGGGCGGGGCATGATCGAGACGGAGGCCGAGGTGAAGGAGGACGGCAAGATTCACGTCACCGTGCGCCGCTCCAACGCGTCGAGGTCCGACATCTACTCGCGTCGCTCCATGGGGTTCTCCAGCACCACGCCCCGGCCCAGCAACCTCACCAACGCCGAGATCTACTCGCTGCAGTCGTCCCGGAACCCGACGCCGAGGGGGTCCAGCTTCAACCACACCGACTTCTACTCCATGGTGGGCCGCAGCTCCAACTTCGCCGCCGCCGACACGTTCGGCCCCGTGGTGCGCACGGGTGCCACGCCGCGCCCGTCCAACTACGAGGAGGACAAGGCCGGCGGCGGTGGCAACAAGTACGGCCAGTACCCGGCGCCTAAccccgcgatggcggcggcgccgaagccggccaagaagGCCGGCGCCAAGGGCGAGGACGGCAAGGACCTGCACATGTTCGTGTGGAGCTCCAGCGCGTCTCCCGTGTCCGACGTGTTCGGCAACGGGAACACCGAGGCGTACAACGATACCGCCGGCGCCAAGGACGTCCGCGTGGCTGTCGC
It includes:
- the LOC127317535 gene encoding probable auxin efflux carrier component 1c, which encodes MITGTDFYHVMTAMVPLYVAMMLAYGSVKWWRIFTPDQCSGINRFVALFAVPLLSFHFISSNNPYTMNLRFIAADTLQKLIILALLACWSHLSRNGSLEWTITLFSLSTLPNTLVMGIPLLKGMYGDESGSLMVQIVVLQCIIWYTLMLFMFEYRGARILITEQFPDTAGAIASIVVDPDVMSLDGGGRGMIETEAEVKEDGKIHVTVRRSNASRSDIYSRRSMGFSSTTPRPSNLTNAEIYSLQSSRNPTPRGSSFNHTDFYSMVGRSSNFAAADTFGPVVRTGATPRPSNYEEDKAGGGGNKYGQYPAPNPAMAAAPKPAKKAGAKGEDGKDLHMFVWSSSASPVSDVFGNGNTEAYNDTAGAKDVRVAVASPRKADGVERDDFSFGNKGMAGERDAEAGDEKELGNQDGMVAAPTAMPPTSVMTRLILIMVWRKLIRNPNTYSSLIGLVWSLVCFRWNFEMPAIIMKSIAILSDAGLGMAMFSLGLFMALQPRIIACGNKRASFAMAVRFLTGPAVMAAASIAVGLRGKLLHVAIVQAALPQGIVPFVFAKEYSVHPDILSTAVIFGMLIALPITLVYYILLGL